A single region of the Cereibacter sphaeroides 2.4.1 genome encodes:
- a CDS encoding fasciclin domain-containing protein: MRKTLLALSLGLLAAPAFAETGDIVETATGAGSFTTLLTAAEAAGLVDTLKGDGPFTVFAPTDAAFAALPEGTVEDLLKPENKEKLTEILTYHVVPGEVMSSDLTEGMTAETVEGGALTVTLEGGPKVNGVSISQPDVDASNGVIHVIDGVLMPGA, encoded by the coding sequence ATGCGCAAGACCCTTCTCGCCCTTTCGCTCGGACTGCTCGCGGCACCTGCCTTCGCCGAAACCGGAGACATCGTGGAGACCGCCACCGGCGCGGGCAGCTTCACCACGCTCCTCACCGCGGCCGAGGCCGCGGGGCTCGTCGATACGCTGAAGGGCGACGGCCCCTTCACCGTCTTCGCGCCGACGGATGCGGCCTTCGCGGCCCTGCCCGAGGGCACGGTCGAGGATCTGCTGAAGCCCGAGAACAAGGAGAAGCTGACCGAGATCCTGACCTATCACGTCGTGCCGGGCGAGGTGATGTCCTCGGATCTGACGGAAGGCATGACCGCCGAGACGGTGGAGGGCGGCGCGCTCACCGTCACGCTCGAAGGCGGCCCGAAGGTGAATGGCGTGTCGATCTCGCAGCCGGATGTGGACGCGTCGAACGGGGTGATCCATGTGATCGACGGCGTGCTGATGCCGGGCGCCTGA